From a region of the Procambarus clarkii isolate CNS0578487 chromosome 2, FALCON_Pclarkii_2.0, whole genome shotgun sequence genome:
- the TTLL15 gene encoding probable tubulin polyglutamylase ttll-15 has translation MGFPTSGSMGSGVTGTPISRRQMRFLVAVVAVLTFGTVLTALNVYELHNLTREHWIKDHVNGEAVAEARGMSHYSRPVAWVRGSNKGSGYLTHVTNVFKRLGYDLADDGDDWDVLWSHNYPFKELKQMMTHLKPDQRVNHFPGSGFITNKVNLAVSALPYVPKAFRMPAEKPQLLEFAKENPNIMFVQKSNNHRGIKIEKLDALNLGVEGSFVQEFVHNPLLIDGYKFDIGVYTIITSVQPLRVYIFEGDILYRFCPEKYHPFDPNIPDKYVVGDDYLPTWKVPSLKEYYKDFGFGMKRSFDAWLRAQDKDPEVVWDSVRDAIRNVFYGKEADLIQATSHYPRPSNFFEMMRFDFVIDDQLKVHLMEANMSPNLSSAHFKENRLLYEQVLYNLFSLVGVGRYLHSSSLASQSPDEYEMQVAAKDVVVFPDHCATNCQGGTSACNRVECQLCLPCLSKEQLADLSRAYLEHQQRGACRRVVPQPINPDHAHTAANMSNLTPENTLMTEWFRGQCLSDKIFCS, from the exons ATGGGCTTTCCTACAAGTGGCAGCATGGGTTCCGGGGTGACTGGCACACCCATATCAAGACGGCAGATGCGGTTCctagtggctgttgtggctgtactcacGTTTGGTACAGTACTCACAGCTCTCAATGTCTATGAACTACACAATCTGACCCGTGAACACTGGatcaaagaccatgtcaatg GTGAGGCAGTGGCTGAGGCACGAGGGATGAGTCACTATTCACGACCAGTGGCATGGGTTCGTGGCTCTAACAAGGGTTCAGGGTACCTGACGCATGTCACAAATGTTTTCAAAAGACTAGGCTATGACCTGGCAGACGATGGAGATGACTGGGATGTTCTTTGGTCTCATAATTATCCCTTTAAGGAACTCAAACAGATGATGACCCATCTCAAACCCGACCAAAGAGTAAACCACTTTCCTGGTTCAGGCTTCATAACAAATAAAGTTAATCTTGCAGTTTCTGCACTGCCCTATGTTCCTAAAGCCTTCAGAATGCCAGCCGAGAAACCTCAACTCTTGGAATTTGCCAAGGAAAACCCTAATATAATGTTTGTACAGAAATCCAACAATCATCGGGGTATTAAAATTGAGAAACTGGATGCCTTGAATTTGGGAGTCGAGGGTTCTTTTGTTCAGGAATTTGTCCACAACCCACTCCTTATCGATGGGTACAAGTTTGACATTGGagtatacacaataataacatcgGTACAGCCTCTTAGAGTGTATATATTTGAAGGAGATATACTTTATAG ATTTTGCCCAGAAAAGTACCATCCATTTGATCCCAATATCCCTGACAAATATGTCGTTGGGGATGATTATCTCCCAACATGGAAAGTTCCATCATTAAAGGAGTACTACAAAGATTTTGGCTTTGGTATGAAACGCTCATTTGATGCATGGTTACGAGCTCAGGATAAG GATCCAGAGGTAGTGTGGGACTCCGTACGAGATGCTATTCGCAATGTGTTTTATGGGAAAGAAGCAGACCTTATTCAGGCTACATCACACTACCCAAGACCTTCCAACTTTTTTGAGATGATGCGATTTGACTTTGTTATTGATGATCAACTCAAGGTACATTTAATGGAGGCGAACATGTCTCCCAATCTTTCGTCAGCTCACTTCAAGGAAAACCGTCTCCTGTATGAGCAGGTGCTTTACAATCTGTTCTCTCTGGTTGGTGTGGGTCGTTATCTACACTCCAGTAGTCTAGCTTCACAGTCTCCTGATGAGTATGAAATGCAAGTTGCAGCGAAAGATGTGGTGGTGTTTCCTGACCACTGTGCCACAAACTGTCAAGGGGGTACTAGTGCTTGCAATAGAGTTGAATGTCAACTGTGTTTGCCATGTCTCTCAAAAGAACAGCTGGCTGACTTATCACGTGCATATTTGGAGCATCAACAACGAGGGGCATGTCGTCGAGTAGTGCCTCAACCTATTAACCCTGACCATGCCCATACTGCTGCTAATATGAGTAACCTTACTCCTGAAAATACCCTGATGACAGAATGGTTCCGGGGACAGTGCCTTAGTGATAAAATATTTTGTTCATAG